From a region of the Nitrospira sp. genome:
- a CDS encoding pyridoxine 5'-phosphate synthase: MARLGVNIDHVATLRQARGGTDPDPLAAAVLVELAGADGLVVHLREDRRHIQDRDLQLLREIVRTKLDLEMAADAEMAKIALAIKPALVTLVPEKRQELTTEGGLDVAGQRDRIQGIVTLLHDGGIPVSVFIEPDLNQVKAAHKIAADFVELHTGRYANATRSKEADAEFEAITHAAKLAYKLGIGVNAGHGLNYRNIKRLTHIPEIVEYNIGHSIIARAVLVGLEQAVKEMKALLS, translated from the coding sequence ATGGCTCGACTAGGCGTGAACATCGATCACGTGGCGACCTTAAGACAGGCACGCGGAGGAACCGATCCGGATCCGTTGGCAGCGGCGGTACTCGTCGAGCTGGCAGGAGCAGACGGCCTAGTCGTCCATCTGCGGGAAGACCGACGTCATATCCAAGACCGTGATCTTCAACTCCTTCGGGAAATAGTCCGCACAAAACTCGATCTTGAGATGGCCGCGGATGCGGAGATGGCAAAGATCGCACTGGCCATCAAGCCGGCTCTCGTGACCTTAGTGCCCGAGAAACGACAAGAACTCACGACTGAAGGAGGCCTTGACGTTGCGGGACAGCGGGACCGAATCCAGGGCATTGTGACTCTTTTACATGATGGCGGGATTCCGGTCAGCGTTTTTATCGAGCCTGATCTGAATCAAGTCAAGGCCGCGCACAAAATTGCGGCCGATTTCGTGGAATTGCACACGGGCCGATACGCGAATGCCACACGTTCAAAAGAGGCCGATGCGGAATTCGAAGCTATCACCCATGCTGCGAAGCTGGCCTACAAGCTCGGAATCGGCGTCAACGCCGGGCATGGACTGAACTACCGCAATATCAAACGCCTGACACATATTCCCGAAATCGTTGAATACAACATCGGGCATAGTATCATCGCGCGCGCGGTCCTCGTCGGTCTCGAACAGGCCGTGAAAGAAATGAAGGCCTTGCTTAGTTAA
- a CDS encoding NAD(P)H-hydrate dehydratase: MTKIITAAQMQELDHRTISEAYIPATTLMERAGSGVVSCLEARLGPVRGKHITVICGKGNNGGDGFVAARLLRRRHANVHVLVMTPVSELSRDAATMYRQFVRVAGKSPVHAYTSKAQAQALFQDSDILVDALLGTGLSSAVTGRYADAIDSINEAHRPVVAVDLPSGLHADTGAILGRAVGAALTVTFGLPKLGLYQSHGIDLSGEVIIVDIGIPPAYIEAVGSRTILITEKEVQAYLPRRQPSSHKGTFGHAGIIAGSVGKTGAAAMAAQAALRIGAGLVTVATPSSVNDVLEAKLLEAMTVPMPETKARTFARTALERLVSFMTARTAIAIGPGLSTHPETVELVQALTKQLDRPTVLDADALNALTGRTSHLAACKTPPIITPHPGEMARLEADSTTQTVNSDRIGTATRFARERGLFVVLKGARTIVARPDGTAAICPTGNSGMATAGTGDVLTGMMVGLLAQGLPSWEAACAATYLHGAAGDLAAASKGQAGMIAGDVIEQIPYALKLIQEAPPIQSSSTME, translated from the coding sequence ATGACCAAGATCATCACCGCTGCACAGATGCAGGAGCTCGACCACCGAACGATCTCAGAAGCTTACATCCCTGCGACCACATTGATGGAACGCGCCGGGTCGGGTGTCGTCTCCTGCCTTGAAGCACGGTTGGGACCCGTTCGCGGCAAGCATATCACCGTTATCTGCGGCAAAGGGAACAATGGCGGTGATGGATTCGTCGCGGCTCGACTACTCCGTCGGCGCCATGCGAACGTGCATGTTCTTGTCATGACACCCGTCTCCGAGCTGAGCCGCGATGCCGCCACCATGTATAGGCAATTCGTTCGCGTCGCAGGCAAGTCTCCTGTTCATGCCTATACGTCCAAAGCTCAGGCACAAGCGCTTTTTCAGGACAGCGACATCCTCGTTGATGCGCTTCTTGGGACAGGTCTTTCCTCTGCTGTAACAGGGCGCTATGCCGATGCCATTGATAGCATCAATGAGGCACATCGTCCCGTGGTGGCTGTTGACCTTCCATCCGGACTCCATGCTGATACGGGGGCCATCCTCGGCCGGGCGGTTGGCGCTGCCCTCACCGTGACCTTCGGACTTCCGAAGCTCGGTCTCTATCAGAGCCATGGAATCGACCTTTCCGGGGAGGTCATCATAGTCGATATCGGAATTCCACCAGCCTACATCGAGGCTGTGGGGAGCCGAACCATCTTGATCACAGAAAAAGAGGTACAGGCGTACCTCCCTCGACGACAACCATCGAGTCACAAAGGGACATTCGGCCATGCAGGCATCATAGCCGGGTCGGTCGGAAAGACCGGTGCGGCAGCTATGGCTGCACAAGCCGCTCTTCGCATCGGCGCCGGTTTGGTGACCGTCGCCACCCCTTCGAGTGTCAACGATGTCTTGGAAGCAAAGCTATTGGAAGCGATGACCGTACCGATGCCCGAAACCAAGGCACGGACTTTTGCGCGGACTGCGTTGGAACGGCTCGTCTCGTTCATGACGGCCAGAACTGCCATCGCCATCGGGCCAGGACTCTCAACTCATCCTGAAACAGTTGAACTCGTCCAGGCCTTGACGAAACAGCTCGACCGACCCACCGTTCTGGACGCGGATGCACTGAATGCGTTGACTGGGCGTACCTCGCACCTGGCAGCCTGCAAGACACCGCCGATCATTACACCCCACCCCGGTGAAATGGCGCGACTGGAGGCAGACTCCACGACTCAGACCGTCAACAGCGATCGGATCGGTACCGCCACCCGCTTCGCACGAGAGCGGGGACTGTTCGTCGTCCTAAAAGGAGCACGGACGATTGTCGCGCGACCTGATGGGACCGCTGCCATCTGTCCAACCGGCAACTCGGGCATGGCGACCGCAGGAACGGGCGATGTGTTGACCGGCATGATGGTCGGACTCCTGGCCCAAGGCCTGCCCTCATGGGAGGCTGCCTGTGCGGCGACCTACCTGCATGGAGCAGCCGGCGATTTGGCCGCGGCCAGCAAGGGGCAAGCGGGGATGATTGCGGGAGACGTGATCGAGCAGATCCCCTATGCCCTCAAGCTCATTCAGGAGGCTCCACCGATCCAATCCAGTTCGACCATGGAATGA
- the tsaE gene encoding tRNA (adenosine(37)-N6)-threonylcarbamoyltransferase complex ATPase subunit type 1 TsaE, with protein sequence MERLGYTIGQLLRGGETFALIGELGAGKTALVRGIVAGLGVPSASVTSPTFVLVHQYQGRLPLIHIDLYRLRTPEETESMGLSDYFTEEAVTAIEWADRFPGLLPEDRLEVRLTHRTPTSRKAQLEARGSRSRSLLARIKKAIPRVRRSARSIQTSLAVSRKASQR encoded by the coding sequence ATGGAACGGTTGGGGTATACCATCGGTCAGCTGCTCCGTGGAGGAGAAACGTTTGCATTGATCGGCGAATTGGGTGCGGGCAAGACTGCATTGGTCCGCGGGATTGTCGCTGGACTCGGAGTACCTTCCGCCTCCGTGACAAGCCCGACTTTCGTCCTGGTGCACCAATACCAGGGACGGCTTCCGTTGATTCATATCGATCTCTATCGGTTGCGAACACCTGAGGAGACCGAATCGATGGGACTGTCGGATTACTTCACGGAGGAAGCGGTGACCGCCATTGAATGGGCCGATCGATTTCCTGGCTTACTTCCTGAGGACCGGCTCGAGGTGCGATTGACTCACCGGACCCCTACCAGCAGAAAAGCGCAGCTGGAGGCGAGAGGATCACGATCTCGTTCACTCCTAGCCCGGATCAAGAAAGCGATCCCTCGGGTCCGGCGCTCGGCTCGATCAATCCAGACGAGCCTCGCTGTCAGCAGAAAGGCTTCGCAGCGATGA
- a CDS encoding LapA family protein has protein sequence MTRLILVGILLLLSLAFFLQNQEQEVTLRYFFGLLEASTPIYKPIMAGFVVGLLVAAILLFPPWVRGRIELRRKTKALQEAEVDLERLRQSLEKMSGRTPATAQIDPSRNLDDE, from the coding sequence ATGACACGACTGATTCTAGTCGGCATTCTCTTGCTCCTCTCGCTGGCCTTTTTTCTTCAAAACCAAGAGCAGGAAGTCACACTCCGCTATTTCTTTGGGTTGCTCGAAGCTTCGACTCCGATTTATAAGCCCATCATGGCCGGGTTCGTCGTCGGCCTGTTGGTCGCCGCCATCCTGCTCTTCCCTCCCTGGGTGCGAGGGCGAATCGAACTGCGACGGAAGACCAAGGCACTACAAGAAGCCGAGGTCGACTTGGAACGGCTCCGTCAATCGCTTGAGAAGATGTCCGGACGAACCCCGGCAACCGCACAGATAGACCCTTCCAGGAATCTCGACGATGAGTGA
- the mutS gene encoding DNA mismatch repair protein MutS — MSEMNLSPLMRQYRDIKRGYPEAILFFRVGDFYEMFYEDAQEASRLLSIALTSRDKNCPDPVPLCGVPYHAATNYIAKLLKAGRIVALCEQVEDPKAAKGLVRREVIRLYTPGTLVDTEFLSPGELNYLVALVSRPDSAHVTRIGLAVLEVSTGEFWLMEFHGPHAVTDVVNELARLDPREVLIPIELSSQDSVWMKEITGARQCERPLASFDHHIAARVLSEHFQVQSLDDFGCHGLTAAIGAAGAVFEYFRETQPAVALNHIRRLSVHGLDQVMDLDSTTIRNLELLKPLVSSESASGSKPATLLTVLDRTVTAIGSRLIRQWLVRPLLHCDQIRLRLDAVEELKNQLQVRTALRTALREVQDIARLGSRIALGLAGPRELLGLKQSLSAFPEIFSQLSSLRSRLLCEAGASWDNGHDLYELIEQAIRPDAPLSIRDGNLIKDGYDPGIDELRKASKEGKTWIASLEAQERERTGIDSLKVRYNHVFGYYIEITKANLNRVPLDYVRKQTLVNAERFMTAELKELEDRVIGADIKLLAREQEAFVMLRSRLAKEAHRLDAMANTLSLIDVLAGLAEIAALHRYTKPTVTEGGQITIREGRHPVVERLCTDSGFVPNDTVLDLGMNRLLIITGPNMAGKSTYLRQVALIVLMAQIGSFVPAADAEIGLADRIFTRVGASDNLAGGQSTFMVEMVETANILRNATQRSLILLDELGRGTSTYDGLSIAWAIAEHLHDCTRLGARTLFATHYHEMTQLEQQRIGIKNYRVAVQERGGDVVFLRKIVAGKADRSYGIHVAKLAGLPPDVIDRAGAVLLQLEQPESVCFVRSQEQPLPTSQPLPQPHPIIEEVKQIDLFSMTPLDALNRLAELQRMVGPDSNPPADQ; from the coding sequence ATGAGTGAGATGAATCTCAGCCCGCTCATGCGGCAGTATCGTGACATCAAGCGAGGATATCCCGAAGCGATCTTATTTTTTCGCGTCGGAGATTTTTATGAGATGTTCTACGAGGACGCACAAGAGGCGTCACGGCTGTTGTCTATTGCGCTGACCTCACGTGACAAGAACTGCCCTGATCCGGTTCCGCTGTGCGGTGTCCCCTATCACGCGGCAACCAACTATATCGCGAAGTTGTTGAAGGCTGGACGGATCGTGGCCTTGTGCGAGCAAGTGGAAGACCCTAAGGCTGCCAAAGGTCTCGTTCGCCGCGAAGTCATCAGACTCTATACTCCTGGCACATTGGTTGATACCGAGTTTCTTTCCCCCGGCGAGCTTAACTACCTCGTCGCGCTTGTCAGTCGACCAGATTCCGCCCACGTAACACGAATCGGTCTGGCGGTCCTGGAGGTGTCGACCGGTGAGTTCTGGCTGATGGAATTTCATGGCCCTCATGCCGTGACGGATGTGGTGAACGAGCTCGCTCGATTGGACCCCCGAGAAGTGCTTATCCCCATAGAACTCAGTAGTCAGGACTCGGTTTGGATGAAGGAGATCACCGGCGCGCGCCAATGCGAACGTCCACTCGCTTCGTTCGACCATCACATTGCTGCGCGGGTGTTGAGTGAACACTTCCAAGTGCAGTCTCTGGATGACTTTGGGTGTCACGGCTTGACCGCTGCCATAGGAGCGGCAGGCGCAGTGTTCGAATATTTTCGTGAGACGCAACCGGCAGTGGCTTTGAATCATATCCGCCGGCTCTCTGTCCATGGTCTTGATCAGGTGATGGACCTGGACAGTACCACCATCCGTAACCTGGAACTGCTGAAACCGCTGGTGTCGAGCGAGAGCGCCTCTGGCTCGAAACCGGCAACCCTGCTGACCGTGTTGGATCGGACGGTCACGGCTATTGGCAGCCGACTTATTCGTCAGTGGCTGGTGAGACCATTACTCCACTGTGACCAGATCCGCTTGCGGCTGGATGCGGTGGAAGAACTCAAGAACCAGCTACAAGTACGGACTGCGTTACGGACAGCCTTGCGGGAGGTTCAGGACATCGCTCGACTGGGAAGTCGTATCGCGCTGGGTTTAGCTGGTCCTCGTGAGCTTCTTGGCCTGAAACAGTCTCTCTCAGCTTTCCCTGAAATATTTAGTCAGTTAAGCTCCCTTCGGAGCCGCCTGCTCTGTGAGGCCGGTGCATCCTGGGACAACGGCCACGATCTCTACGAGCTGATCGAACAGGCAATTCGACCCGATGCCCCACTCTCCATTCGCGATGGAAATCTTATCAAGGATGGGTACGACCCGGGCATCGACGAGTTGCGTAAAGCCAGCAAGGAGGGGAAAACCTGGATTGCGTCACTTGAAGCACAGGAGCGTGAGCGAACGGGGATCGATTCATTGAAGGTCCGCTACAATCACGTGTTCGGCTACTACATTGAGATCACCAAAGCCAATCTGAACCGGGTGCCGCTCGATTACGTCCGCAAGCAAACGCTGGTCAATGCAGAACGGTTTATGACCGCAGAGTTGAAGGAGTTGGAAGACCGTGTGATCGGGGCCGACATCAAGCTTCTTGCCCGTGAGCAGGAGGCTTTTGTCATGCTTCGCTCACGCTTGGCCAAGGAAGCCCATCGATTGGATGCGATGGCCAATACGCTCTCACTCATTGATGTTTTGGCGGGATTGGCGGAGATCGCCGCTCTGCACCGGTACACGAAGCCGACGGTCACAGAGGGGGGCCAGATCACCATCCGAGAAGGTCGCCATCCTGTAGTCGAGCGGCTCTGTACGGACTCTGGGTTTGTCCCGAATGATACGGTGTTGGACCTTGGAATGAACCGGCTCTTGATCATAACCGGACCAAACATGGCGGGGAAAAGCACGTACCTCCGGCAAGTTGCGCTGATTGTTCTGATGGCTCAGATCGGGAGCTTTGTTCCGGCAGCAGATGCGGAGATCGGGCTGGCCGACCGTATCTTCACGCGAGTGGGGGCTTCGGACAATCTTGCCGGAGGCCAGAGCACATTCATGGTGGAAATGGTGGAGACTGCCAATATCCTCCGAAATGCCACTCAACGCAGTCTGATTTTATTGGATGAACTCGGACGTGGCACAAGCACTTACGATGGACTCAGCATCGCCTGGGCGATAGCGGAGCACCTCCATGACTGCACACGATTGGGCGCTCGTACACTATTCGCTACTCACTACCATGAGATGACCCAGTTGGAGCAGCAGCGGATAGGGATCAAGAATTATCGCGTTGCCGTCCAGGAACGCGGTGGAGACGTTGTCTTTCTGAGAAAAATCGTGGCCGGCAAGGCAGATCGAAGTTACGGCATTCATGTGGCCAAGCTAGCCGGACTCCCACCCGACGTCATTGATCGAGCGGGCGCGGTGTTGCTACAACTGGAGCAGCCGGAGTCCGTTTGTTTCGTGAGGAGTCAGGAACAGCCCCTACCGACATCTCAACCACTTCCCCAACCTCATCCCATTATCGAAGAAGTCAAGCAGATCGACCTGTTCTCAATGACACCGCTCGATGCCCTGAATCGGCTTGCCGAGTTGCAGCGGATGGTTGGACCCGATAGCAACCCTCCAGCTGATCAATAA
- a CDS encoding insulinase family protein, producing the protein MYRKLILDNGIRLVTERIPTLKSVTVGIWVNAGSRDEGPAEAGYSHFIEHMFFKGTTARSATDISREIDALGGEMNAFTTRETTTFYVKVLDQHLPKALNLLSDLFLRSRLGKKEIEKEKQVVLEEIRMVQDDPEDLVQELHTKLVMGRHPLSRPILGRESTIARIGRQKLLEYIDTHYRSEEIVLAVAGNFDQQQLEKTMVRTFGGYRPSPRVAPRKRWPPELCGGVILKRKPLEQVHLCVGLKGVAAGHKDRYAVYALNSVLGGSVSSRLFQEVREKRGLSYSIYSFLSGYSDGGTITVYAGTQAREVERVLNLVGREVRKLGRQGIDRGELKRTKDQMKGGLMLSLESSHSRMNKLAKDELIAGAHTTLEDMIQEIDAVTEEQVCRVAQDLFIPERMALTGLGPLSSRQVSELSTGIS; encoded by the coding sequence TTGTACCGCAAGCTCATCCTCGATAATGGAATTCGCTTGGTCACCGAGCGTATTCCGACACTTAAATCCGTGACGGTCGGTATCTGGGTGAATGCGGGCTCTCGTGATGAGGGCCCCGCAGAGGCCGGATACTCGCACTTCATCGAACACATGTTTTTTAAGGGGACGACCGCGCGCTCTGCGACGGACATCTCTCGAGAAATAGACGCGCTGGGGGGGGAAATGAACGCGTTCACCACGCGTGAAACGACGACATTCTATGTCAAGGTGTTGGATCAACACTTACCCAAAGCGCTGAATCTTCTTTCGGATCTGTTTCTCCGGTCTCGGCTGGGGAAGAAGGAAATTGAAAAAGAAAAGCAAGTGGTGCTCGAAGAGATTCGCATGGTCCAAGACGACCCCGAGGATTTGGTTCAGGAGCTGCATACCAAGTTAGTGATGGGACGACATCCCTTGAGTCGTCCCATCCTTGGGCGGGAGTCGACGATCGCCAGGATCGGGCGGCAGAAGCTCCTTGAGTACATCGACACGCACTACCGTTCCGAAGAGATCGTACTTGCGGTAGCCGGGAATTTCGATCAACAGCAGCTCGAAAAGACCATGGTGCGCACCTTTGGGGGCTATCGTCCTTCACCCCGTGTTGCCCCTCGCAAACGTTGGCCTCCGGAACTATGTGGCGGAGTGATCTTGAAACGAAAGCCATTGGAGCAGGTGCACCTCTGCGTGGGACTCAAGGGTGTTGCGGCCGGTCATAAAGACAGGTATGCGGTCTATGCGTTGAATAGTGTGCTGGGGGGCAGCGTCAGTTCGCGGCTGTTTCAAGAGGTCCGAGAAAAACGCGGTTTGTCCTATTCAATCTATTCATTTTTGTCAGGCTATTCCGATGGCGGGACGATCACCGTGTATGCGGGAACTCAAGCGCGGGAAGTTGAGCGGGTCCTTAATCTGGTCGGTCGCGAGGTCCGGAAATTGGGCAGACAGGGGATCGATCGCGGTGAGCTGAAACGGACCAAGGATCAAATGAAAGGCGGGCTCATGCTGAGCTTGGAAAGTTCGCATAGCCGCATGAATAAACTTGCCAAGGATGAATTGATTGCCGGAGCACACACGACCTTGGAAGATATGATTCAAGAGATCGACGCGGTCACGGAAGAACAAGTATGTCGAGTCGCCCAGGACTTATTTATCCCGGAACGTATGGCATTAACAGGCTTGGGTCCTCTCTCTTCGCGACAGGTGAGTGAGTTGAGTACGGGAATTTCTTAG
- the pnp gene encoding polyribonucleotide nucleotidyltransferase, giving the protein MVHVVEVEIAGRTLRLETGRVAKQADGSIWASYGDTVVLATAVAAQTAKPGIDFLPLTVDYQEKAYAAGKIPGGYFKREGRPAEKEVLTSRLIDRPLRPLFPEGYYFETQVIASVLSADKTGSSDVIGITAASAALAVSNIPFNGPVAGVKIGRVKGQLVVNPDLEAMEQSELHLVVAGTADAVMMVEAGANELSEQTMLEALELAHSEIKKIVQKIDELAKKVGRVKREVVAESIAPALQADVKTLVAQPIRDAIMISNKTARQERLDEILAGAITKLKNPEESSSERHIKIVFHQLEYTEVRKMILEKQSRADGRGPADIRPISCEVGALPRAHGSAIFTRGETQSLAVVTLGTTDDEQRIDALEGEYTRTFMLHYNFPPFSVGEARPLRSPGRREVGHGALAERALKPVIPNKDVFPYTLRIVSEILESNGSSSMATVCGGTLAMMDAGVPIKEPVAGIAMGLIKEDNDVIILSDILGLEDHLGDMDFKVCGTKNGVTALQMDIKIGGITTALMQQALEQARLGRLHILSHMTKALAGPRADLSPFAPRIHTMKVKQDKIRDIIGQGGKTIRGIQSDCGVKISVEDTGIVTIASADGASLQKAKDIISRLTEEVEVGKIYLGTVRKIMDFGAFVEVLPGTDGLVHISQLAHHRVKAVSDEVAEGDQILVKVLEIDKQGKIRLSRKETMPAPGNSPKDSSSE; this is encoded by the coding sequence ATGGTACACGTCGTAGAAGTCGAGATTGCAGGTCGGACTCTCCGCCTAGAAACTGGCCGGGTCGCAAAGCAGGCCGACGGATCGATTTGGGCCTCGTACGGTGACACGGTTGTCCTTGCGACAGCCGTGGCCGCGCAAACGGCCAAGCCGGGCATAGACTTTCTTCCATTGACCGTCGACTATCAAGAGAAAGCCTATGCCGCCGGCAAAATCCCCGGTGGCTACTTCAAACGAGAAGGTCGACCGGCTGAGAAGGAAGTGCTGACAAGCCGCTTGATTGACCGTCCGCTCCGTCCCCTCTTTCCAGAAGGCTACTACTTCGAAACGCAGGTCATTGCGTCAGTGCTGTCGGCGGACAAGACGGGTTCTTCCGATGTCATCGGGATTACCGCCGCATCGGCCGCCCTCGCGGTGTCGAATATTCCCTTCAACGGCCCCGTTGCGGGAGTGAAGATCGGCCGAGTCAAGGGCCAGCTCGTCGTCAACCCCGATCTCGAAGCCATGGAGCAGAGCGAACTCCATCTGGTTGTCGCGGGCACGGCGGATGCGGTGATGATGGTGGAGGCGGGAGCCAATGAATTATCCGAGCAGACGATGCTCGAGGCCCTGGAGTTGGCGCACTCTGAAATTAAGAAAATCGTACAGAAGATCGACGAATTGGCCAAGAAGGTCGGCCGAGTGAAACGGGAAGTTGTGGCGGAATCAATCGCACCTGCATTGCAGGCAGACGTCAAGACGTTGGTTGCGCAACCCATTCGTGATGCCATTATGATTTCCAACAAGACGGCCCGCCAAGAACGGTTGGACGAAATCCTGGCCGGCGCGATCACAAAACTGAAGAACCCGGAAGAGTCCTCGAGCGAACGGCACATCAAGATAGTGTTCCATCAATTGGAATACACAGAAGTCCGGAAAATGATTTTGGAGAAACAATCACGCGCCGATGGGCGCGGTCCTGCCGATATCCGGCCGATCAGCTGCGAAGTCGGTGCTCTGCCGCGTGCTCATGGCTCGGCGATCTTTACCCGGGGCGAAACCCAGAGCTTGGCGGTCGTGACGTTGGGGACGACCGACGATGAGCAGCGCATCGATGCCTTGGAAGGGGAATATACTCGCACGTTCATGCTGCATTATAACTTTCCGCCGTTCAGCGTCGGCGAAGCGCGGCCGCTACGTTCGCCGGGCAGACGGGAAGTCGGGCACGGAGCATTGGCCGAGCGGGCGTTGAAACCCGTCATTCCGAACAAGGACGTGTTCCCGTATACGTTACGGATCGTTTCTGAAATTCTGGAATCAAATGGGTCATCCTCGATGGCGACGGTGTGCGGCGGAACGCTGGCCATGATGGATGCCGGTGTTCCTATCAAGGAGCCGGTTGCCGGGATCGCCATGGGGTTGATCAAGGAAGACAACGACGTCATCATCCTGTCGGACATCCTGGGTCTTGAAGATCATTTAGGCGATATGGACTTCAAGGTCTGCGGAACGAAGAACGGAGTCACGGCGTTGCAAATGGACATCAAGATCGGAGGGATTACCACTGCACTGATGCAACAGGCATTGGAGCAAGCCCGCTTGGGACGTCTCCACATTCTCAGCCACATGACGAAGGCTCTGGCCGGTCCCCGCGCCGACCTGTCGCCGTTTGCGCCGCGCATCCATACGATGAAGGTCAAGCAAGATAAGATCAGAGACATTATCGGGCAGGGTGGCAAAACGATTCGCGGAATTCAATCCGATTGCGGAGTCAAGATCAGCGTGGAGGATACCGGTATAGTGACCATTGCCTCCGCGGACGGCGCGTCGCTACAAAAGGCAAAAGACATCATCAGCCGTTTGACTGAGGAAGTCGAAGTCGGAAAAATCTATCTGGGTACGGTGAGAAAGATCATGGACTTCGGCGCATTTGTGGAAGTGTTGCCGGGCACCGATGGGTTAGTCCACATCTCCCAGCTGGCACATCACCGTGTGAAAGCCGTGTCCGACGAAGTGGCCGAAGGCGACCAAATTCTCGTGAAAGTGTTGGAAATCGATAAGCAGGGGAAGATCAGGCTGAGTCGAAAAGAGACCATGCCCGCGCCAGGCAACAGCCCAAAAGATTCATCGAGCGAATAA
- the rpsO gene encoding 30S ribosomal protein S15, which produces MALLKEAKTELIKQYQQHDKDSGSPEVQIAVLTNRITYLTEHFKSHKKDHHSRRGLLQLVGRRRRLLDYLRGVDDVRYRAVIDRLGIRK; this is translated from the coding sequence ATGGCACTTTTGAAAGAAGCAAAGACGGAACTCATCAAGCAATATCAGCAACATGACAAGGATTCCGGATCCCCGGAAGTTCAGATTGCTGTGTTGACCAACCGAATCACGTACCTCACCGAGCATTTCAAAAGCCATAAGAAAGATCACCACTCGCGGCGTGGATTGTTACAGCTGGTCGGACGGAGACGGCGTTTGTTGGACTATCTCCGCGGCGTGGATGATGTGCGCTATCGAGCCGTTATCGATCGACTTGGCATTCGCAAGTAA
- the truB gene encoding tRNA pseudouridine(55) synthase TruB, with translation MNTAGVKIDQEDAIEGVLILNKEAGWTSHDVVAKVRRLLGESKVGHAGTLDPGATGVLPILVGRATRIAEYLVDWDKEYRAVLRLGETTDTQDASGRVLTKADPCDISVDAIQTVLAGFRGVQRQLPPMYSAVKVGGQPLYKAARAGKTIDRSERSITIHQLEIVAVDGRDVTLRIVCSKGTYVRTLCADIGHTLGVGGHLYALERRRVGPLLIEHALTIDQITSHLTAETLRTQFISLDQLLFQLPAVVVNDEQAQRVLHGSPVSPKGIGQLSSTPCPVSVRLKNEAGQLLAIGTHDRGGVGAIRIRKVLSLSSH, from the coding sequence ATGAACACGGCAGGAGTTAAGATCGACCAAGAGGACGCTATTGAGGGAGTCCTCATTCTCAATAAAGAAGCCGGCTGGACTTCACACGACGTGGTAGCCAAGGTACGGAGGCTGCTGGGAGAAAGCAAGGTCGGCCATGCCGGGACGTTGGATCCCGGTGCCACGGGTGTCCTCCCCATCCTTGTCGGGCGTGCCACCAGAATTGCTGAGTATCTAGTTGATTGGGATAAGGAATACCGTGCCGTCCTGCGCCTTGGGGAAACGACTGATACCCAGGATGCGTCAGGCCGAGTGTTAACGAAGGCCGATCCATGCGACATCAGTGTGGATGCGATTCAGACGGTCCTCGCTGGCTTTCGAGGAGTACAACGACAACTCCCACCGATGTATTCAGCCGTCAAAGTCGGTGGGCAGCCGCTTTATAAGGCAGCCAGAGCGGGCAAGACGATTGACAGATCGGAGCGGTCGATCACGATTCATCAACTGGAGATCGTGGCCGTTGACGGACGTGACGTGACCTTGCGTATCGTGTGTTCAAAGGGAACGTATGTGCGCACATTGTGTGCCGATATCGGCCATACTCTGGGAGTCGGTGGTCATCTCTACGCGCTTGAGCGGCGTCGTGTTGGACCCCTCTTGATCGAACATGCATTGACGATCGATCAGATCACAAGCCATCTGACGGCGGAAACTCTCCGAACGCAGTTCATTTCGTTGGACCAACTCTTGTTCCAGCTCCCAGCCGTGGTCGTGAACGATGAGCAGGCCCAACGTGTTTTGCATGGATCTCCTGTGTCTCCCAAGGGAATCGGGCAACTGTCGTCAACGCCCTGCCCGGTTTCTGTGCGGTTGAAGAACGAGGCTGGTCAGCTGTTGGCGATTGGAACGCACGATAGAGGCGGAGTGGGGGCGATTAGAATTCGTAAGGTACTGAGTCTCTCGAGTCATTAA